In Anaerobranca californiensis DSM 14826, the following are encoded in one genomic region:
- a CDS encoding CdaR family protein, which produces MALEVVVVKGYGKNLGTKLIAIFLGIILWLFVYGQQNPLNTPEFTRTLTNIPVEIIGANRDFQYIVTPSTVDIVIRGSQDVINSLVNREHKATVDVRGLNEGIHNLPVSTSLSGAVIQSIKPNYITVVVDPILTQEFPISLRTVGDLEEGIVLKDLSITPNTIILIGPKGEMERVSKIEVVLNLEEIEESGKLSVPVNILDIYGKSINTLQPNISNAIIEFIIEGDLDQGEFPIGYKNLQQGLKVTLSPATVKARFPKNINRDNIEVFVNLEGLEEGTHTVLLLSNTEGVELQRETIEVKIQR; this is translated from the coding sequence ATGGCCTTGGAGGTGGTAGTGGTGAAGGGTTATGGTAAAAATTTGGGAACAAAGCTAATTGCTATTTTTTTAGGGATAATACTCTGGCTTTTTGTTTACGGTCAACAAAACCCTTTAAACACACCTGAATTTACTAGGACATTGACCAACATACCCGTAGAGATTATAGGGGCAAATAGAGATTTTCAGTATATAGTAACTCCTTCCACAGTAGACATTGTCATTAGAGGAAGCCAAGATGTCATTAACTCCTTGGTAAATAGAGAACACAAAGCCACCGTCGATGTCAGAGGTTTAAATGAAGGGATCCATAATTTGCCTGTTTCCACTTCTTTATCAGGGGCAGTGATACAAAGTATCAAACCCAATTACATAACTGTAGTTGTTGATCCTATTTTAACCCAAGAGTTTCCTATAAGTTTAAGGACAGTAGGTGATTTAGAAGAAGGCATAGTGTTAAAGGATTTATCAATAACTCCTAATACCATTATTCTAATAGGGCCAAAGGGTGAAATGGAAAGGGTTTCAAAAATAGAAGTAGTTTTAAATTTAGAGGAAATAGAGGAAAGTGGTAAGCTCTCTGTCCCTGTAAACATTTTAGATATATATGGAAAAAGTATTAATACTTTACAGCCAAATATATCCAATGCTATAATTGAATTTATAATAGAAGGCGATTTAGACCAAGGAGAATTTCCCATAGGTTATAAAAACCTTCAACAAGGCTTAAAAGTAACTTTATCTCCTGCCACTGTTAAGGCTAGGTTTCCTAAAAATATAAATAGGGATAATATTGAGGTTTTCGTCAATTTAGAAGGACTTGAAGAAGGAACCCATACAGTATTACTTCTATCTAATACAGAAGGGGTTGAACTTCAAAGGGAAACAATTGAAGTAAAGATACAAAGGTAG
- the cdaA gene encoding diadenylate cyclase CdaA — translation MWQVITRVISNFSIKDVIDIAIVSFVLYKVIMLIKGTRAVQLIKGLGVLLTATVVTGWLGLNTINWLLNQGMTVGLVALPIIFYPELRRALEQLGRGKFFKSTRFLAPKEFEHVVNELVKGVVILSKEKTGALIVIERETGLNEHIETGVPLDAIISSQLIINIFTVNTPLHDGAVIIKGNRIAAATCYLPLSENSDISKDLGTRHRAALGISEQSDAIVIIVSEETGVISLAKNGKLTRYLNEKTLKEMLAIELKNSEEETNRWPWRW, via the coding sequence ATGTGGCAGGTAATAACCCGTGTTATATCAAATTTCAGTATAAAAGATGTTATTGATATTGCCATAGTTTCCTTTGTCCTTTATAAAGTAATTATGCTGATTAAAGGGACTAGGGCCGTTCAATTGATTAAAGGGTTAGGAGTTTTACTTACTGCCACTGTAGTTACCGGTTGGTTGGGGTTAAATACCATTAACTGGTTATTAAATCAGGGAATGACAGTAGGGCTAGTTGCTTTACCGATAATTTTTTATCCTGAACTTCGCAGGGCATTAGAGCAGCTAGGTCGGGGTAAATTTTTCAAATCCACCCGTTTTTTAGCACCTAAAGAATTTGAACATGTAGTTAATGAGCTAGTCAAAGGAGTCGTTATATTATCAAAAGAAAAAACCGGTGCGTTAATAGTAATTGAAAGGGAAACAGGCTTAAATGAACACATTGAAACGGGAGTACCTTTAGATGCAATAATATCGTCCCAGCTAATAATTAATATTTTTACTGTAAATACTCCCCTCCATGATGGAGCCGTTATAATAAAAGGAAACAGAATAGCGGCAGCTACCTGTTATTTACCTTTAAGTGAAAACTCTGATATCAGTAAAGATTTAGGAACTAGACATCGGGCAGCCTTAGGTATCAGTGAACAAAGTGATGCCATAGTAATAATAGTATCAGAAGAAACTGGGGTAATTTCTTTAGCGAAAAATGGAAAATTAACCCGCTATCTCAATGAAAAGACCCTTAAGGAAATGTTGGCAATTGAATTAAAAAATAGTGAAGAAGAGACCAACAGATGGCCTTGGAGGTGGTAG
- a CDS encoding PLD nuclease N-terminal domain-containing protein yields MAIIGCLPIFFLFPLLFFVFWIVTLIDVLRRPESSFRSSGDRVMWILIVFFGNFIGALIYQIFGKDTY; encoded by the coding sequence ATGGCTATAATAGGATGTTTGCCAATATTTTTTCTGTTTCCATTGCTATTTTTTGTCTTTTGGATAGTAACATTAATAGATGTCTTGAGAAGACCAGAATCTTCTTTTAGAAGCAGTGGAGATAGGGTAATGTGGATATTGATAGTATTTTTTGGCAACTTCATAGGGGCACTAATTTATCAAATATTTGGTAAAGACACATACTGA
- the arcC gene encoding carbamate kinase, which produces MSKIVIALGGNALQADPKDISAESQRVTAQRTAKPIVDLIEEGHQVIIAHGNGPQVGQIVATYEGAAAVNPKLPVMPFPECGAMSQGYIGYHLQQAIREEMRKRGIEKHIASVVTQVVVDKNDPGFKNPTKPVGSFYTEEEAKKLMEEKGYVMKEDAGRGYRRVVASPEPIDVVEAPIVKTLVDAGHIVITVGGGGVPVIDEGNGVLKGVPAVIDKDLASEKIAEILDADYLIILTAVEKVAINFNTPQQKELDQMTIEEALKYIDEGHFAPGSMLPKVKAAIKFAGSKPGRKTLITSLEKAKEGIEGKTGTMIVP; this is translated from the coding sequence ATGAGCAAAATTGTTATAGCTTTAGGGGGTAACGCTTTACAAGCTGATCCCAAAGATATAAGTGCTGAAAGTCAAAGGGTTACCGCCCAGCGTACTGCAAAACCTATAGTTGATTTAATCGAAGAAGGACACCAAGTAATTATTGCCCATGGTAATGGCCCCCAAGTAGGGCAAATAGTGGCTACCTATGAAGGGGCAGCTGCGGTTAATCCCAAACTTCCGGTAATGCCCTTTCCAGAGTGTGGGGCAATGAGCCAAGGTTATATCGGCTACCATTTGCAACAAGCTATTAGGGAAGAAATGCGGAAAAGGGGCATAGAAAAACACATTGCCTCTGTGGTAACCCAAGTGGTAGTGGACAAAAATGACCCCGGCTTTAAAAACCCTACAAAACCAGTAGGTTCTTTCTATACTGAAGAAGAAGCTAAAAAACTCATGGAAGAAAAAGGTTATGTGATGAAGGAGGATGCCGGTAGAGGTTATCGAAGGGTAGTTGCCTCACCGGAACCTATAGATGTGGTGGAAGCACCTATAGTTAAAACACTGGTAGATGCTGGCCATATAGTAATTACAGTAGGGGGAGGAGGAGTTCCAGTTATCGATGAAGGAAATGGAGTATTAAAAGGGGTACCTGCTGTAATAGATAAGGATTTAGCTTCAGAAAAGATAGCGGAGATTTTAGATGCCGATTATCTCATAATTTTAACGGCAGTGGAAAAAGTAGCTATTAATTTTAACACTCCACAGCAAAAGGAATTAGATCAAATGACAATAGAGGAAGCACTAAAATACATTGATGAAGGTCACTTTGCCCCCGGGTCAATGTTGCCTAAAGTAAAAGCTGCCATTAAATTTGCCGGTTCAAAACCTGGTAGAAAAACCTTAATCACCTCTTTAGAAAAGGCTAAAGAGGGGATAGAAGGTAAAACGGGAACAATGATAGTACCATAA
- the argF gene encoding ornithine carbamoyltransferase encodes MPVNLKGRSFLTLMDFTKEEIRYLLDLSKDLKAKKRAGIRTKALEGKNIVLLFEKTSTRTRCAFEVAALDEGAHVTFLDSKSSQMGKKESLEDTAKVLGRYYDGIEYRGFEQKVVEDLAKYSGVPVWNGLTDVDHPTQILADLLTIEEHVAKPLNKVKVVFVGDTRNNMSYAWMYGCAKMGMHYVAYGPKELWPEESILKKVQEVAKESGAIIEVSDNIESLKGADVIYTDVWVSMGEEDQMENRVKLLSNFRVDMDMLKATENPDVIFMHCLPAFHDFETEVAKEAKERGLDIREVTDEVFRSKHSVVFDEAENRMHTIKAVMVATL; translated from the coding sequence ATGCCAGTTAATTTAAAAGGAAGAAGTTTTTTAACACTTATGGATTTTACCAAAGAGGAAATTCGGTATCTTTTAGATCTCTCTAAAGATTTAAAAGCTAAAAAAAGGGCAGGAATAAGGACAAAGGCATTGGAAGGGAAAAATATTGTTTTACTTTTTGAAAAAACATCTACAAGGACGAGATGTGCCTTTGAAGTTGCAGCCCTTGATGAAGGAGCCCATGTAACCTTTTTAGATTCTAAAAGCTCACAAATGGGCAAAAAAGAGTCCCTAGAAGATACTGCTAAAGTATTAGGTAGATATTATGATGGAATTGAATACAGAGGTTTTGAGCAAAAGGTTGTAGAAGACTTGGCTAAATATTCAGGGGTTCCGGTATGGAATGGATTGACAGATGTTGACCATCCCACTCAAATTTTAGCAGACCTTTTAACAATCGAGGAACATGTAGCTAAACCTTTAAATAAAGTTAAAGTGGTTTTTGTAGGGGACACTAGAAACAACATGTCATATGCTTGGATGTACGGTTGTGCAAAAATGGGAATGCATTATGTCGCCTATGGTCCTAAAGAATTGTGGCCAGAGGAAAGTATTTTAAAGAAAGTTCAAGAAGTGGCTAAGGAAAGTGGTGCCATCATTGAAGTATCAGATAACATCGAAAGTCTTAAAGGAGCAGATGTAATTTACACCGATGTTTGGGTTTCTATGGGTGAAGAAGATCAAATGGAAAATAGGGTTAAACTATTGTCAAACTTTAGAGTAGACATGGATATGCTTAAAGCTACAGAAAATCCTGATGTGATTTTTATGCATTGTTTACCAGCTTTCCATGATTTTGAAACAGAAGTGGCTAAAGAGGCTAAAGAAAGGGGCTTAGACATTAGGGAAGTGACCGATGAAGTCTTTAGAAGTAAACACTCTGTAGTTTTTGATGAAGCGGAAAATAGAATGCATACTATCAAAGCTGTAATGGTTGCAACTTTGTAA
- the arcA gene encoding arginine deiminase, protein MFLNVNSEIGKLKRVLLHRPGRELERITPQYLEELLFDDIPWLKRMRAEHDAFALTMANRGCEIYYYENLLQEVLEKGDLKEKFIDDVLKGTKLVNPCLEQAIREYLISLPPQKVVKVAIEGLHKEDVPDLKWEYRLVDYVKSEYPFYINPMPNLYFTRDPGAVIGNGLVINKMKTPARNRETMFLYYIYKYHPLFNQSNIPLYYNYTDPYSIEGGDILVLNERTVAIGCSERTSAWGIETLSERLFQQSKIEKVLAIQIPFTRAYMHLDTVFTMLNYDQFTIYPGVKNNIKVYLLTKGVNSPKITPINSLEEGLKKVLKLPSVELIESGGGTEITAAREQWNDSTNTLAIGPGVVITYDRNEYTNETLRKRGIEVIEIEGSELVRGRGGPRCMSMPLFRENL, encoded by the coding sequence ATGTTCTTAAATGTCAATTCTGAAATAGGTAAACTAAAAAGGGTATTATTACACCGACCAGGTAGGGAATTAGAAAGAATAACACCCCAATATTTAGAAGAACTACTTTTTGATGATATACCATGGTTAAAGAGGATGAGAGCTGAACATGACGCCTTTGCTTTAACAATGGCAAATAGAGGGTGTGAAATTTACTATTATGAAAACTTGTTACAAGAAGTATTAGAAAAAGGGGATTTAAAAGAAAAGTTTATTGATGATGTCTTAAAGGGAACAAAATTAGTTAATCCCTGTTTAGAACAGGCTATTAGAGAATACCTAATATCATTACCTCCCCAAAAAGTAGTAAAAGTGGCCATTGAAGGATTACATAAAGAAGATGTACCCGATTTAAAATGGGAATATAGGTTGGTAGACTATGTAAAAAGCGAGTATCCCTTTTACATTAACCCTATGCCTAATCTTTATTTTACAAGGGATCCGGGAGCTGTTATTGGTAACGGGCTAGTTATCAATAAAATGAAAACACCTGCTAGAAATAGGGAAACTATGTTTCTTTACTATATTTATAAATATCATCCTTTGTTTAATCAAAGTAACATCCCCCTTTATTACAACTACACTGACCCCTATAGCATTGAAGGGGGAGATATCTTAGTATTAAATGAAAGGACAGTAGCAATTGGATGTAGTGAAAGGACCTCTGCTTGGGGGATAGAAACTTTAAGTGAGAGGTTATTCCAACAAAGTAAAATAGAAAAGGTTTTAGCTATTCAAATCCCTTTTACTAGGGCATATATGCATCTAGATACCGTATTTACAATGTTAAATTATGACCAATTTACCATTTATCCTGGTGTTAAAAACAATATCAAAGTATATTTACTAACTAAAGGGGTAAATAGCCCTAAAATCACTCCGATAAATTCTTTAGAAGAGGGATTAAAGAAGGTCCTTAAACTTCCTAGTGTAGAACTGATTGAAAGTGGTGGAGGAACGGAAATCACTGCAGCCCGTGAGCAGTGGAATGACAGTACTAATACTTTAGCTATTGGACCAGGTGTTGTTATAACTTATGACCGCAATGAATATACTAATGAGACATTGAGAAAAAGGGGAATAGAAGTCATAGAAATTGAAGGGTCTGAATTAGTTAGGGGTAGAGGTGGTCCCCGCTGTATGTCAATGCCTTTATTTAGGGAAAATTTATAA
- a CDS encoding alanine/ornithine racemase family PLP-dependent enzyme, with protein sequence MYPKIEINLRKIKDNGEVLLKLCREKGIEPCAVTKGTCADLEVAKAFVQAGFKELADSRMENIKKLKGYFKDSIKTLLLRIPMVSECEEVVDYCDTSLNSELITIKKLNEVAGRVGKKHKIIIMVDLGDLREGIWPTDLESIQREVENLENIQVVGLGTNLTCYGGIIPSEKNLAQLCDLKRQWELRGGTPLQIISGGNSSSIKMLMEGKIPQGINHLRLGESLLLGRETINREHIPKTHLDTFKIVGEIVELKEKPSVPIGEIGQDAFGNVPTFEDRGIHKRAIVALGRQDIDLNMEPLNKEIEILGGSSDHLLLDVTKLPDLKVGDKVEFLPNYGALLQGMTSPYVQKEYIGKE encoded by the coding sequence ATGTACCCCAAAATAGAAATTAATCTGAGGAAAATCAAGGATAACGGAGAAGTATTACTTAAACTGTGTAGAGAAAAGGGAATTGAACCATGTGCCGTTACAAAGGGCACTTGTGCCGATTTAGAAGTAGCTAAAGCCTTTGTTCAGGCGGGGTTTAAGGAACTAGCTGATTCCCGGATGGAAAATATTAAAAAGTTAAAGGGATATTTTAAAGATAGTATTAAGACCCTCCTTTTGAGGATACCAATGGTATCAGAATGTGAAGAAGTGGTGGATTATTGCGACACATCATTGAATTCAGAGCTTATTACAATAAAAAAATTGAATGAAGTGGCAGGTAGGGTAGGGAAAAAACATAAAATCATTATAATGGTAGATTTAGGGGATTTACGGGAAGGAATTTGGCCTACAGACCTAGAATCTATACAAAGGGAAGTAGAAAATTTAGAGAATATACAGGTAGTGGGGTTAGGAACAAACTTAACTTGTTATGGAGGTATTATCCCATCAGAAAAAAATTTGGCACAACTATGTGATTTAAAAAGGCAATGGGAATTAAGGGGTGGAACTCCTTTACAGATCATCTCAGGAGGTAATTCCAGTTCTATAAAAATGTTGATGGAAGGGAAAATTCCTCAAGGGATTAACCATTTGCGTTTAGGTGAAAGCCTATTACTAGGAAGAGAAACTATAAATAGGGAACATATCCCCAAAACCCATTTAGATACCTTTAAAATTGTAGGAGAAATAGTGGAGTTAAAGGAAAAACCATCGGTGCCAATTGGTGAAATAGGGCAAGATGCCTTCGGTAATGTACCAACCTTTGAAGATCGGGGTATCCATAAAAGGGCAATTGTTGCCTTAGGTAGGCAAGATATAGATCTTAATATGGAACCACTAAATAAAGAAATAGAGATTTTAGGTGGAAGTAGTGACCACTTGTTATTAGATGTGACAAAACTGCCTGATTTAAAGGTTGGCGATAAAGTAGAATTTCTCCCAAACTATGGGGCCCTTTTACAAGGGATGACATCACCATATGTCCAAAAAGAATACATAGGAAAGGAGTGA
- a CDS encoding GlmL-related ornithine degradation protein: MKIDLLVAEIGSTTTVINGFIGLNSPKPKFIGQGQGPTTVYQGDVTVGLEMALEQLAKSLGENKIDYTEMFATSSAAGGLKMTVHGLVYDMTVKAAKEAALGAGAVIKDITAGPLKEDDLQRIVDIKPNIVLLAGGVDYGEEEIVFANAKKLASLPLDLPFVYGGNIKLAPKVEKLFKEKGKKIVLIENVYPKIDELNILPAREIIQQLFEEHITKGPGMEKIRQMVTGTIIPTPGAVMKGAIALSDEIGDLVVVDVGGATTDVHSVTDGSEELNRYLIAPEPREKRTVEGDLGVYVNSENIINLMGKEKFSKFVGIDLEELNSLIKPIPITAKEKRVSEGLTELAVETAIKRHTGVLKVLYGPSGRYKIVEGKDLTGVNWVIGTGGALTRLERGQEILEKVIKGNNILKGNIKGELLLPGEKAKVLIDRHYNMAVLGAMGVKYLKESVLLMRESLQV; the protein is encoded by the coding sequence ATGAAAATTGATTTATTAGTTGCAGAAATAGGCAGTACCACTACCGTTATCAACGGTTTTATAGGCTTGAACTCCCCCAAGCCTAAGTTTATAGGTCAAGGGCAAGGGCCTACTACCGTTTATCAAGGGGATGTAACAGTAGGCCTGGAAATGGCCCTTGAACAATTAGCTAAAAGTTTAGGGGAAAATAAAATAGATTACACCGAAATGTTTGCCACAAGTTCTGCAGCCGGTGGTTTAAAAATGACAGTACATGGTTTAGTTTACGATATGACAGTAAAAGCTGCCAAAGAAGCCGCTTTAGGGGCTGGAGCAGTTATCAAAGATATTACCGCTGGCCCTCTAAAAGAAGATGATTTACAAAGAATAGTAGACATAAAACCCAACATTGTACTCCTAGCAGGGGGAGTGGATTACGGGGAAGAGGAAATAGTTTTTGCCAATGCAAAAAAACTTGCATCTTTGCCGTTGGATCTCCCCTTTGTTTATGGTGGAAATATTAAATTGGCTCCAAAGGTAGAAAAGTTATTTAAAGAAAAGGGTAAAAAAATAGTTTTAATAGAAAATGTTTATCCTAAAATTGATGAACTCAACATTCTGCCTGCTAGGGAAATTATTCAACAGCTTTTTGAAGAACACATAACAAAGGGACCGGGTATGGAAAAAATTAGGCAAATGGTTACAGGAACCATTATACCTACACCGGGAGCGGTGATGAAGGGTGCTATAGCTTTAAGTGATGAAATTGGCGATTTAGTAGTTGTAGATGTAGGGGGAGCCACCACCGATGTCCATTCAGTAACGGATGGCAGTGAAGAATTGAATAGATACCTTATAGCTCCGGAACCTAGGGAAAAAAGGACAGTAGAAGGGGATTTAGGGGTCTATGTAAACAGTGAAAATATCATTAATCTCATGGGAAAGGAAAAATTCTCTAAATTTGTAGGGATAGATTTAGAAGAGCTAAACAGCTTAATCAAACCTATTCCTATAACAGCAAAAGAAAAAAGGGTATCTGAAGGATTAACGGAATTGGCGGTGGAAACAGCTATTAAGCGTCATACAGGGGTTTTAAAGGTTTTATACGGACCTTCCGGCCGATATAAAATAGTGGAAGGGAAAGACCTAACAGGGGTCAACTGGGTTATCGGTACTGGCGGAGCTTTAACGAGATTAGAAAGGGGTCAGGAAATTTTAGAAAAGGTAATCAAGGGCAATAACATATTAAAAGGAAACATCAAAGGTGAACTTCTTTTACCTGGGGAAAAGGCAAAAGTTCTTATAGACAGGCATTATAACATGGCAGTTTTAGGTGCCATGGGTGTTAAGTATCTAAAGGAAAGTGTCCTTCTTATGAGGGAAAGTTTACAGGTATAG
- the oraE gene encoding D-ornithine 4,5-aminomutase subunit OraE — MNLDVNQKLDIEEILKDLENYRPRRKGWTWRKKVEGPTQVGPFVYKQISQPLKNSIGLPASKYFGDIDPQPDCVITSEIASGRFEDDIRRMRMAAWHGADHIMVIRTAGQSHYDGLIEGTPEGIGGVPITRKQIRASRKALDMIEDEVGRPINLHSYVSGVAGPDIAVLFAEEGVNGAHQDPQYNILYRNVNMYRSFVDAAVAKKIMASADMLQIDGAHNANATAREAWKVMPELMVQHGINAMFSTKVGMKKENISLSTVPPTAPPAPCMALDLPYAVALRELFDEYKMRAQMNTKYMESCTREATVSHTLNLMISRLTSADIQSTITPDEGRNVPWHYNNIHAVNTAKQALIGLDAITDYVQLKEDGPLREKVRELKERAILFLEEIIATGGYFKAVEEGFFVDSGYYPERNGDGIVRKGDGGIGSGTIFLRDEDYFAPVCHHFGYNNIPKEYSTPCQAIDGCTLCKPEKIHYIDELDEEDNVNQRLEKKKEHRQKGLLTPEVEWYADGYVSMNIFLPTSARVAEYAAIEIAKKMGLTDVEAIHKQPIHPAEGTLVEVKGRLELAIDPQELKIPEEIPSLSEEEIREDIKKKPMKVVAATVGEDEHSVGMREIIDIKHGGIEKFGIQCHYLGTSVSVAKAVDAAIEIGADAILISTIITHGDIHRINMRRLHQLCKEKGIRDKIILVAGGTQVTNDIAVEEGMDAGFGRGTKGIHVASFLVKRRRELAK; from the coding sequence ATGAATCTAGATGTGAACCAAAAATTAGATATAGAAGAAATCCTAAAGGATCTAGAAAATTATCGACCTAGGAGAAAGGGTTGGACTTGGAGGAAAAAAGTAGAAGGACCAACTCAAGTAGGCCCCTTTGTCTATAAGCAAATATCTCAACCTTTGAAAAATAGTATCGGACTTCCAGCATCAAAGTATTTTGGCGATATTGATCCCCAGCCCGATTGTGTAATAACATCGGAGATCGCTTCCGGTAGATTTGAAGATGATATTCGCCGGATGCGGATGGCAGCTTGGCATGGTGCAGACCACATCATGGTTATCAGAACAGCAGGTCAAAGTCACTATGATGGTTTAATTGAAGGTACCCCTGAAGGAATTGGCGGTGTTCCCATTACCAGAAAACAAATTAGGGCAAGTAGAAAAGCCTTAGATATGATTGAAGATGAAGTGGGCCGCCCAATAAACCTTCACTCTTATGTAAGTGGTGTGGCAGGGCCGGATATCGCAGTGTTATTTGCAGAAGAGGGGGTTAATGGTGCCCACCAAGACCCTCAATACAATATCCTTTACCGCAATGTCAATATGTACCGCTCCTTTGTCGATGCAGCAGTAGCAAAAAAAATAATGGCTTCTGCCGATATGTTGCAAATTGATGGTGCCCACAATGCCAATGCTACAGCCAGAGAAGCTTGGAAAGTTATGCCAGAATTGATGGTACAACACGGTATCAATGCTATGTTCTCCACAAAAGTGGGAATGAAAAAGGAAAATATCAGCCTTTCTACCGTTCCCCCCACAGCTCCCCCAGCTCCTTGCATGGCCTTAGATTTACCCTATGCCGTAGCATTAAGGGAACTTTTTGACGAGTATAAAATGAGGGCACAAATGAATACCAAATACATGGAGAGCTGCACTAGAGAGGCGACGGTCAGCCATACTTTGAACTTGATGATTTCTAGACTTACCAGTGCCGATATCCAAAGTACAATAACACCTGATGAAGGTAGAAATGTACCATGGCACTATAACAATATCCACGCTGTAAACACTGCTAAACAAGCTTTAATAGGATTAGATGCCATAACAGATTATGTTCAACTGAAGGAAGATGGGCCACTTAGGGAAAAAGTTAGGGAGCTAAAGGAAAGGGCGATATTGTTCTTAGAAGAAATTATAGCTACTGGTGGATATTTTAAAGCGGTAGAAGAAGGTTTCTTTGTGGACAGTGGTTATTACCCCGAGCGAAATGGTGACGGTATAGTAAGAAAAGGGGATGGTGGTATAGGTAGTGGAACCATTTTCCTAAGGGATGAAGATTACTTTGCCCCTGTTTGTCATCATTTTGGTTATAATAACATCCCCAAGGAATACAGTACACCTTGCCAGGCCATAGATGGCTGTACCCTATGTAAACCTGAAAAGATCCATTACATTGATGAACTAGATGAAGAAGATAATGTTAATCAAAGGTTAGAAAAGAAAAAAGAACATCGTCAAAAAGGATTATTAACCCCAGAGGTTGAATGGTATGCCGATGGTTATGTAAGTATGAATATCTTTTTACCAACTTCAGCTAGGGTAGCAGAATATGCTGCTATAGAAATCGCTAAAAAAATGGGTCTTACCGATGTAGAGGCTATCCATAAACAACCAATCCATCCCGCAGAAGGGACGTTGGTGGAAGTTAAGGGTCGCTTAGAGTTAGCTATAGATCCTCAAGAGTTAAAGATACCTGAGGAGATACCCAGCTTATCAGAAGAAGAAATCCGGGAAGATATTAAGAAAAAACCTATGAAAGTTGTGGCAGCCACCGTTGGAGAAGATGAACACTCAGTAGGGATGAGGGAAATTATAGATATCAAACACGGTGGAATTGAGAAATTTGGAATCCAGTGCCACTATTTAGGGACCTCGGTATCTGTTGCTAAAGCTGTGGATGCAGCCATTGAAATTGGAGCTGATGCCATTTTAATTTCAACTATCATCACCCATGGAGATATCCACAGAATCAACATGAGAAGACTTCACCAATTGTGTAAAGAAAAGGGCATTAGAGATAAAATTATCTTAGTAGCTGGTGGAACCCAAGTTACCAATGATATAGCTGTAGAAGAAGGTATGGATGCAGGATTTGGCAGGGGGACAAAGGGGATCCATGTAGCCAGTTTCTTAGTTAAAAGGAGAAGGGAATTAGCAAAATAA
- a CDS encoding ornithine aminomutase subunit alpha, with product MERKDNYLQRREHLKDLTDQQLKERFWSLLDQITTPLVELAHTHTSPAVERSVLLRMGFSSLDCKVIVERCIEHGLIGKGAGHVVLKVAKMLGVDYLEAGQRLIEDESLWEQAKALFGGER from the coding sequence GTGGAAAGAAAAGATAATTATCTCCAAAGGCGGGAACATCTCAAAGACTTAACTGATCAACAACTAAAAGAGAGATTTTGGTCCCTTTTAGATCAAATTACAACACCATTGGTGGAGCTAGCCCATACCCATACATCTCCCGCTGTAGAAAGAAGTGTTTTATTAAGGATGGGTTTTAGTAGTTTAGACTGTAAAGTAATAGTAGAACGGTGTATAGAACATGGCCTTATCGGCAAGGGAGCAGGTCATGTGGTACTAAAAGTGGCAAAAATGTTAGGGGTTGACTATCTAGAAGCAGGACAAAGGTTAATAGAAGATGAAAGTTTGTGGGAACAAGCAAAGGCCCTTTTTGGAGGTGAAAGGTAA